From Candidatus Baltobacteraceae bacterium, a single genomic window includes:
- the glgB gene encoding 1,4-alpha-glucan branching protein GlgB — MHYQWMGAHHRSRDGADGVEFSVWAPSASSASIVGDFNDWNPVVHPMHVEHATGIWRVFVPGVDEGAHYKFALRAGDGHELPLKADPFAFACELRPNTASVVSRLPAGAEDGWPQTRENIQNRRVPVAIYEVHLGSWQRVPEENDRFLTYDELADRLLPYVKEMGFTHLELMPISEHPFDGSWGYQPIGLYAPTSRFGTPQQFRNFVDRAHALGLGVIIDWVAGHFPNDEHGLVFFDGTHLYEHADPRQGWHPDWNTCIFNFGRHEVAEYLLGNAIFWLQEYGVDGLRVDAVASMLYLDYSRNPGEWVPNRYGGRENLEAIDFIKRTNETVYREVPGIITVAEESTAWPKVSAPTYLGGLGFGFKWNMGWMHDTLQYMSHEPVHRKYHHNELTFSLIYAFDENFVLPLSHDEVVHGKGSILEKMPGDRWQQFANVRLLYSYMYAHPGKKLLFMGNEFAQPREWNHDRSLDWDVLNDDRGPHAGVKTLVRHLNHLYRSIPALYERDNERDGFWWIDHQDVENSAIAFVRHGDDPHDVVVAVCNFTPVVRYGYRIGVPAASAYQEIFNSDSDRYGGSNVGNLGRVQVDAIPSHGREQSIAITLPPLAAVYFRPERT; from the coding sequence ATGCATTACCAATGGATGGGCGCACACCATCGCAGCCGCGACGGCGCGGACGGCGTTGAATTCTCGGTCTGGGCGCCGAGCGCGAGCAGCGCGAGCATCGTGGGCGATTTCAATGATTGGAATCCGGTGGTTCACCCGATGCACGTCGAACACGCGACCGGAATCTGGCGCGTCTTCGTCCCGGGCGTCGACGAGGGCGCGCACTACAAGTTTGCGCTGCGCGCGGGCGACGGTCACGAGCTTCCGCTCAAGGCCGATCCGTTTGCCTTCGCGTGCGAGCTGCGCCCGAATACCGCCTCGGTCGTCTCGCGCCTTCCGGCCGGCGCGGAAGACGGCTGGCCGCAGACGCGCGAAAACATCCAAAACCGGCGCGTGCCGGTCGCCATATACGAGGTGCATCTCGGCTCGTGGCAGCGCGTTCCCGAAGAGAACGATCGTTTTCTCACCTACGACGAATTGGCCGATCGTCTGCTGCCGTACGTGAAGGAGATGGGTTTCACCCACCTCGAGCTGATGCCGATCTCCGAACATCCTTTCGATGGATCGTGGGGTTATCAGCCGATCGGTTTGTACGCGCCGACTTCGCGCTTCGGCACGCCGCAGCAATTCCGGAATTTCGTCGACCGCGCGCACGCGCTCGGCCTCGGCGTGATCATCGACTGGGTCGCCGGTCACTTTCCGAACGACGAACACGGCCTCGTCTTTTTCGACGGAACGCACCTCTACGAGCATGCCGACCCGCGTCAAGGCTGGCATCCCGATTGGAATACCTGCATCTTCAATTTCGGCCGTCACGAGGTCGCCGAATATCTACTGGGCAACGCGATCTTCTGGCTGCAGGAGTACGGCGTCGACGGCCTGCGCGTCGACGCGGTCGCCTCGATGCTGTATCTCGATTACAGCCGCAACCCCGGCGAATGGGTTCCCAACCGGTACGGCGGGCGCGAAAACCTCGAAGCGATCGATTTCATCAAGCGCACCAATGAGACCGTCTACCGCGAAGTTCCGGGCATTATCACGGTCGCGGAAGAGTCGACGGCATGGCCCAAGGTCTCGGCGCCGACCTATCTCGGCGGCCTGGGTTTCGGCTTCAAGTGGAACATGGGTTGGATGCACGACACGCTGCAGTACATGTCGCACGAACCGGTTCACCGCAAGTACCATCATAACGAATTGACGTTTTCGCTGATCTACGCGTTCGACGAGAACTTCGTGCTGCCGCTCTCACACGACGAGGTCGTGCACGGCAAAGGCTCGATCCTCGAGAAGATGCCGGGCGATCGCTGGCAGCAGTTCGCGAACGTGCGTCTGCTCTACAGCTACATGTACGCGCACCCCGGTAAGAAGCTGCTCTTCATGGGCAACGAGTTCGCGCAGCCGCGCGAGTGGAATCACGACCGAAGCCTCGATTGGGACGTCTTGAACGACGATCGCGGACCGCACGCCGGCGTCAAGACCCTCGTGCGCCACCTCAATCATCTCTATCGCAGTATTCCCGCGCTCTACGAGCGTGACAACGAGCGCGACGGGTTTTGGTGGATCGATCACCAGGACGTCGAAAACTCGGCGATCGCCTTCGTGCGACACGGTGACGACCCGCACGACGTGGTGGTTGCCGTCTGCAACTTCACGCCGGTCGTACGCTACGGCTATCGCATCGGCGTTCCGGCGGCGAGCGCGTACCAAGAAATCTTCAACAGCGACTCCGATCGTTACGGCGGCAGCAACGTCGGTAACCTCGGTCGCGTGCAGGTCGACGCGATCCCTTCGCACGGCCGCGAGCAGTCGATCGCGATCACCCTTCCGCCGCTGGCGGCGGTCTATTTCCGGCCGGAGCGCACGTGA
- a CDS encoding DUF192 domain-containing protein: protein MIAPILAVLIAAATPAPQHLPTIVVHAPRATLTLQVAKTENEREIGLMSVTRLPAHTGMLFVFDSDEQLEFWMKNTLVPLDMVFVASDGTVRSIAADVPVVPETTPDDAIPRRSGAGRFVIELPAGEARKDGIAPGVTLRDVIAL from the coding sequence TTGATCGCACCGATCCTGGCCGTACTGATCGCGGCTGCGACGCCGGCCCCGCAACACTTGCCGACGATCGTCGTGCATGCGCCGCGCGCGACGCTGACGTTGCAAGTGGCGAAGACCGAGAACGAGCGCGAGATCGGGCTGATGAGCGTGACACGGCTGCCGGCGCACACCGGCATGCTCTTCGTCTTCGATTCGGACGAACAGCTCGAGTTTTGGATGAAAAACACGCTCGTGCCGTTGGATATGGTTTTCGTTGCAAGTGACGGAACGGTGCGCAGCATCGCAGCCGACGTCCCGGTCGTGCCCGAAACGACACCGGACGACGCGATTCCGCGCCGGTCGGGTGCCGGAAGATTCGTGATCGAATTGCCCGCGGGAGAGGCTCGTAAGGATGGGATTGCCCCGGGTGTCACTCTTCGCGACGTAATCGCGTTATAG
- a CDS encoding S1 RNA-binding domain-containing protein translates to MSTTEIAPATYEEDQLALEQRLYEESLKVLDEGQVLNGMIVQKDKDELLVDVGGKSEGVLPFRELSLAIDPKALKVGDTLEVMIHRIDDMDGTLFLSERRARALKTWEKVIDAHEGDEVIEATVTQVVKGGVLVDLGMRGFVPASQIRRQPVGNLDELVGAKLRLKVIDLDHKRHRVVLSQRLVLEEELQAKKQELLDTLEVGQIREGIVVRLADFGAFVDLGGIDGLIHNSELSYARIKHPSEVVKIGDVVNVEIMKFDAEAKKVSLSLKHALPDPWDEHADKLFEANKLPAQVVKVTPNYLLVEIFPGILAMVPKGEFDPSAQFSAGQEVEVTLLTINSATRRITASIQHVADIPPEEIEALTLDEEVGLGTVADEVQP, encoded by the coding sequence ATCTCTACAACTGAAATCGCTCCCGCTACTTACGAGGAAGATCAACTCGCGCTCGAACAGCGCCTCTACGAAGAGTCGCTGAAAGTCCTCGACGAGGGACAAGTCCTGAACGGAATGATCGTTCAAAAGGACAAAGACGAATTGCTCGTCGACGTCGGCGGTAAATCCGAAGGCGTGCTTCCATTCCGCGAACTCTCGCTCGCGATCGACCCCAAGGCGCTCAAAGTCGGTGACACCCTCGAGGTGATGATTCACCGCATTGACGATATGGACGGAACGCTGTTCCTGTCCGAACGCCGCGCGCGCGCGCTCAAGACCTGGGAGAAGGTCATCGACGCGCATGAAGGCGACGAAGTGATCGAAGCCACCGTGACGCAAGTCGTCAAAGGCGGCGTCCTCGTCGATCTCGGCATGCGCGGCTTCGTGCCCGCGTCCCAAATCCGGCGCCAACCGGTCGGCAATCTCGACGAGCTCGTCGGAGCGAAGCTGCGCTTGAAGGTGATCGATCTCGATCACAAGCGGCATCGCGTCGTGCTCTCGCAGCGTCTGGTGCTCGAAGAAGAGCTGCAGGCCAAGAAGCAAGAGTTGCTCGACACGCTCGAAGTCGGTCAAATTCGCGAAGGGATCGTGGTCCGTCTCGCGGACTTCGGCGCGTTCGTCGACCTGGGCGGCATCGACGGTCTCATTCACAACAGCGAGCTGAGCTACGCCCGCATCAAGCACCCGTCGGAGGTCGTGAAGATCGGCGACGTGGTGAACGTCGAAATCATGAAATTCGACGCCGAAGCGAAAAAAGTCAGCCTCTCGCTCAAGCACGCGCTTCCCGATCCTTGGGACGAGCACGCCGACAAACTGTTCGAAGCGAACAAACTGCCGGCGCAGGTCGTCAAGGTCACGCCGAACTACCTGCTGGTCGAAATCTTCCCGGGCATTCTCGCGATGGTTCCCAAAGGCGAGTTCGACCCGAGCGCGCAGTTCAGCGCGGGCCAAGAGGTCGAAGTCACGTTGCTCACGATCAACAGCGCAACGCGTCGTATCACCGCGTCGATCCAGCACGTGGCGGACATTCCGCCCGAGGAGATCGAAGCGCTGACGCTCGACGAAGAGGTTGGCCTCGGCACGGTCGCGGACGAAGTCCAACCCTGA
- the mutM gene encoding bifunctional DNA-formamidopyrimidine glycosylase/DNA-(apurinic or apyrimidinic site) lyase, protein MPELPEVETIARGLAHTVAGKTIKSVKIALPKMAVAPPGIDFAAALRGERIERVGRRGKYVVMELRSGRRLVTSLRMTGRLVVQRRGEPDYPGTHVVLHYTDGTRLSFADLRTFGRMRLVEADDPWDAALGIEPLSSGFTPQGFIGMLIGRTTPIKSALLDQHRIAGIGNIYACEALWEAGIRPGRPSKALTKPAIHRLYHAIRDVLTRATEMRGTSVDDYVDSEGLRGGFQNVLSVYGKLGEPCPRCGKPIVRTVLAQRGTWWCRNCQR, encoded by the coding sequence GTGCCCGAATTACCTGAGGTCGAAACGATCGCCCGCGGCCTGGCTCACACGGTCGCGGGCAAGACGATCAAATCCGTAAAGATTGCGTTGCCCAAAATGGCGGTCGCGCCGCCGGGCATCGATTTCGCCGCGGCACTTCGCGGCGAGCGCATCGAGCGCGTCGGCCGGCGCGGCAAATACGTGGTGATGGAGTTGCGATCCGGTCGACGGCTCGTAACCAGCCTGCGGATGACCGGCCGTCTGGTCGTGCAACGCCGGGGTGAACCCGACTATCCCGGCACCCACGTGGTGCTTCATTATACGGATGGAACGCGGCTGAGTTTTGCCGATCTGCGGACCTTCGGCCGCATGCGCCTGGTAGAAGCCGACGACCCCTGGGACGCCGCCCTGGGCATCGAGCCGCTTTCCTCAGGCTTTACACCGCAGGGCTTTATCGGTATGCTCATCGGGCGGACGACGCCGATCAAGAGCGCCCTTCTCGATCAGCACCGCATCGCAGGCATCGGAAATATCTATGCGTGCGAGGCGCTATGGGAGGCCGGGATCCGTCCCGGGCGACCATCCAAGGCGTTGACGAAGCCGGCGATCCATCGGCTTTATCACGCGATTCGCGACGTTTTGACCCGCGCAACCGAAATGCGCGGAACAAGTGTCGATGATTACGTGGATTCGGAGGGCCTCCGAGGGGGATTCCAAAACGTCCTCTCGGTCTACGGCAAACTCGGGGAACCTTGTCCGCGGTGCGGAAAACCGATCGTTCGAACGGTGCTCGCGCAACGCGGAACCTGGTGGTGTCGAAACTGTCAGCGTTGA
- a CDS encoding energy transducer TonB, which translates to MIPRLFLFGVILIASLATRANACARPDREPQALYTPPLAYPASALAEHVGTRMVLVEVVIDSTGELKNAKILRTSGNAAIDMSALLAARQSNFAAAIANCVPVAREAVMRFVFNAPAGTVGARPTFSPPAGWTERPIGGGFANGPYLPFGIWLRRGDMLMLSGGESSDTLSSLKIVQTLTGARAKILENGIVEICRRTQKAALVTFTRNAPDPQQGYWAVLIVPDQGTEYVAAYYSPAGDPPDPAVIDAMKSTCVPQ; encoded by the coding sequence ATGATCCCGCGTCTTTTTCTTTTCGGCGTGATCCTGATAGCATCGCTCGCAACGCGCGCAAACGCCTGCGCGCGCCCAGACCGCGAGCCGCAGGCGTTGTACACTCCGCCATTAGCATATCCCGCCTCCGCGTTGGCAGAGCACGTTGGCACGAGGATGGTCTTAGTCGAGGTTGTAATTGATTCGACAGGCGAGCTCAAAAACGCGAAGATCTTGCGAACCTCGGGCAACGCTGCGATCGACATGTCGGCGCTGCTCGCAGCGCGACAAAGCAACTTTGCGGCCGCGATCGCGAATTGCGTTCCGGTGGCGCGCGAGGCCGTGATGCGCTTTGTCTTCAACGCCCCGGCCGGCACCGTCGGCGCGCGTCCCACGTTTAGCCCTCCGGCAGGGTGGACGGAACGGCCGATCGGCGGGGGGTTTGCGAACGGCCCGTATCTCCCGTTCGGCATTTGGCTGCGCAGGGGCGATATGCTCATGCTCAGCGGCGGCGAGAGCAGTGATACGTTATCCAGCCTCAAGATCGTACAAACGTTGACGGGCGCGCGTGCGAAGATCTTGGAGAACGGGATCGTGGAAATATGCCGCAGAACGCAAAAGGCGGCGCTGGTCACGTTTACACGAAATGCGCCCGACCCGCAGCAAGGGTACTGGGCTGTTTTGATCGTCCCGGATCAAGGGACCGAATACGTCGCGGCTTACTATTCACCCGCCGGCGATCCGCCCGATCCCGCTGTAATCGACGCGATGAAATCGACCTGCGTGCCGCAGTGA
- the glgX gene encoding glycogen debranching protein GlgX, whose translation MKPVGRAAVLPGRPYPLGATWDGSGVNFALFSENAERVELCLFDSRGTRELRRIALPEYTDQVWHGYLPEIERGTLYGYRVYGPYDPERGHRFNHHKLLVDPYAKQLFGFVRWTDANFGYRLGSARADLSFDRRDNAAAVPKCVVVDTAFTWGEDRRLYTRWHETIVYEMHVRGFTIKHPMVAPELRGTFAGLASPAIIEYLVRLGVTAVELLPVHAAVDDRHLVERRLRNYWGYNSLAFFAPDPRYLSGTSLGEFKTMVKRLHEAKIEVLLDVVYNHTAEGNHLGPTLSLRGIDNKSYYHLDGGRYYADYTGCGNTLNLSHSRILQLVTDSLRYWVNEMHVDGFRFDLAPALGRPEGAFTQANAFLAAMHQDPVLSRVKLIAEPWDLSRGGYQLGNFPPGWSEWNDRYRDTVRRFWQGTDGMIPELASRLTGSSDIFDHRGRRPRSSVNFVTAHDGFTLHDLVSYDRKHNEPNLEDNRDGTDANYSWNCGVEGPSADPAIRNLRAQQKRNIVATLLLSQGLPMLLAGDEICNTQFGNNNAYCQDNEIGWLSWTDAQEDPELVDFVRDLIELRRLHPLFRRPNFFEGSQTSSPGGLKDITWIDPSGREMIDSDWHDSHRRVLAALFGGDTGDRFVSLRGYPEYDETFLMLLNAHDHDVPFTLPGIPAFAGWRLQFDTARPPVLAPDSRFLPGATFPLRARTLALLAAE comes from the coding sequence GTGAAACCGGTCGGGCGCGCGGCGGTATTGCCGGGGAGGCCCTATCCGCTCGGCGCAACGTGGGACGGCAGCGGCGTGAACTTCGCGCTTTTCTCTGAAAATGCGGAGCGCGTCGAATTGTGTCTATTCGATTCGCGCGGCACGCGCGAGCTGCGCCGCATTGCGCTGCCCGAGTACACCGACCAAGTTTGGCACGGTTATCTGCCGGAGATCGAGCGCGGTACGCTCTACGGCTATCGAGTCTACGGACCGTACGATCCCGAGCGCGGCCATCGCTTCAACCATCACAAACTGCTGGTAGATCCGTACGCGAAACAGCTCTTCGGCTTCGTGCGCTGGACCGATGCAAATTTCGGCTACCGGCTGGGAAGCGCGCGTGCCGACCTCTCGTTCGACCGTCGCGACAATGCGGCCGCGGTGCCGAAGTGCGTCGTGGTCGATACGGCCTTTACCTGGGGCGAAGATCGTCGCTTGTATACGCGCTGGCACGAAACGATCGTGTACGAGATGCACGTGCGCGGGTTCACCATCAAGCATCCGATGGTTGCGCCGGAGCTGCGCGGCACCTTCGCCGGCCTCGCCTCGCCGGCGATAATCGAGTATCTCGTCCGCCTAGGCGTCACCGCGGTCGAACTGCTTCCCGTGCATGCCGCGGTCGACGACCGCCACCTGGTCGAGCGCCGCTTGCGCAATTACTGGGGCTACAACTCGCTCGCGTTTTTCGCTCCCGACCCGCGGTATCTCTCCGGTACCTCGCTCGGCGAATTCAAGACGATGGTCAAGCGCCTGCACGAAGCAAAGATCGAGGTATTGCTCGACGTCGTCTACAACCACACCGCGGAAGGCAATCATCTCGGACCCACGCTCTCGCTGCGCGGGATCGACAACAAGAGTTACTATCATCTCGACGGCGGCCGCTATTACGCCGATTATACGGGCTGCGGCAACACGCTGAACCTTTCGCACTCGCGCATCCTCCAGCTCGTCACCGACTCGCTGCGCTATTGGGTCAACGAAATGCACGTCGACGGCTTTCGCTTCGATCTCGCGCCGGCGCTGGGACGCCCGGAAGGCGCGTTCACCCAAGCCAATGCCTTCCTCGCCGCGATGCACCAGGATCCGGTTCTTTCGCGCGTCAAGCTGATCGCCGAGCCGTGGGATCTTTCACGTGGCGGCTATCAGCTCGGGAATTTTCCGCCCGGCTGGTCGGAGTGGAACGATCGCTACCGCGATACGGTGCGCCGATTTTGGCAGGGAACCGACGGCATGATTCCCGAGCTCGCGTCGCGTCTGACCGGTTCGAGCGACATCTTCGATCACCGCGGGCGCCGCCCGCGCTCGAGCGTCAATTTCGTCACCGCGCACGACGGGTTCACGCTGCACGATTTGGTCAGCTACGATCGTAAGCACAACGAACCGAACCTCGAGGACAATCGCGACGGAACCGATGCCAACTACAGCTGGAATTGCGGCGTCGAGGGCCCGAGCGCCGATCCGGCGATTCGCAATCTGCGAGCCCAGCAGAAACGCAACATAGTGGCGACGCTGTTGCTCTCGCAGGGGCTGCCCATGCTCTTGGCCGGTGACGAGATCTGCAACACGCAGTTCGGCAACAACAACGCCTACTGCCAAGACAACGAGATCGGCTGGCTCTCGTGGACCGACGCGCAAGAAGATCCCGAGCTGGTCGACTTCGTGCGCGACCTCATCGAGCTGCGCCGTCTGCACCCGCTCTTTCGCCGCCCGAACTTCTTCGAGGGCAGCCAGACCAGCTCGCCGGGCGGTCTCAAAGACATCACCTGGATCGATCCGAGCGGACGCGAAATGATCGATAGCGACTGGCACGATTCGCATCGCCGCGTGCTGGCAGCGCTCTTCGGCGGCGATACCGGTGACCGGTTCGTGAGCTTGCGCGGCTATCCGGAATACGACGAGACGTTTCTCATGCTGCTCAACGCGCACGATCACGACGTGCCCTTCACGCTGCCCGGCATTCCGGCGTTCGCCGGTTGGCGGCTTCAGTTCGACACCGCGCGTCCGCCCGTGCTTGCGCCGGACTCCCGCTTTCTTCCGGGTGCGACCTTCCCGCTGCGCGCGCGTACCCTCGCTCTGCTCGCCGCGGAATGA
- the coaE gene encoding dephospho-CoA kinase (Dephospho-CoA kinase (CoaE) performs the final step in coenzyme A biosynthesis.), whose translation MRVGLTGGIGSGKSEVARIFAELGAFIIDTDALAREAVAPNSDGLLAIAHIWPNVMRAGALDRSALAEIVFADPQARKRVEEIIHPFVRRLAREREANAKPGQMIVHVVPLLFESNYVDMVDKSVVVIAPDADRIARVIERDHTDEAHVRARMKSQIDPDEARARADFVIENDGDLTHLRERTRAVYDALTGVKH comes from the coding sequence ATGCGCGTTGGGCTTACGGGTGGGATCGGTTCGGGTAAGAGCGAGGTCGCCCGGATTTTCGCCGAATTGGGTGCCTTCATCATCGACACCGATGCGCTGGCGCGGGAGGCAGTGGCGCCCAATTCCGACGGCTTGCTTGCCATCGCGCACATCTGGCCGAACGTGATGCGGGCCGGCGCGCTCGATCGCTCGGCGCTCGCCGAGATCGTCTTTGCCGATCCGCAGGCGCGTAAGCGCGTCGAAGAGATCATTCATCCGTTCGTGCGCCGGCTGGCGCGCGAACGCGAGGCGAACGCCAAGCCGGGGCAGATGATCGTCCACGTCGTGCCGCTGCTCTTCGAGAGCAACTACGTGGACATGGTCGATAAGTCGGTCGTGGTGATCGCACCGGACGCGGATCGTATCGCACGCGTGATCGAGCGCGACCATACCGACGAGGCGCACGTGCGCGCTCGAATGAAGAGCCAGATCGACCCGGACGAAGCGCGCGCGCGCGCGGATTTCGTCATCGAAAACGATGGTGACCTCACGCACTTGCGCGAACGCACGCGCGCCGTGTACGATGCGCTCACCGGAGTGAAGCACTAG
- a CDS encoding TonB family protein, translating to MIPRLILFYAASMVLLLTAPAEIAAQQRSPVPGGSCAQPNRPAQVVTAVIPDYPDAVAQLHLKATTATVGVETDATGAVTSVWIAVSSGNDDLDHAALDAARKSKFAPALVNCIAVASSFGVQEDFVPESAVVPYTVMTPSAPVVRKPFFTPPRGWKPFTPTGTPDPNWQFFASWYLARSSLFLEGGATTDTVDSFHQRVERDLIATGARIITDRAVLTCKGTQTGWLLVYTIRDLGYAEITAFAPSAEYDVTYETYDRVPPSDDVMASLTSLCTP from the coding sequence ATGATCCCGCGGCTCATCCTCTTCTATGCGGCTTCCATGGTGCTGCTGCTCACGGCGCCTGCGGAAATTGCAGCGCAACAGCGATCGCCGGTGCCCGGTGGCTCGTGCGCGCAACCGAATCGCCCGGCGCAGGTCGTCACTGCGGTAATCCCTGACTATCCGGATGCGGTTGCGCAATTGCACTTGAAAGCGACGACGGCAACGGTCGGCGTGGAGACGGACGCAACCGGTGCCGTCACCTCCGTATGGATCGCTGTTTCGTCCGGAAACGACGATCTCGACCACGCTGCGCTCGATGCTGCCCGTAAGTCGAAGTTTGCTCCAGCACTCGTGAATTGCATCGCGGTGGCCAGTTCGTTCGGCGTTCAGGAGGACTTCGTTCCCGAGAGTGCGGTCGTTCCCTACACCGTCATGACGCCGTCTGCTCCGGTGGTTCGCAAGCCGTTTTTCACTCCGCCGCGGGGCTGGAAGCCGTTCACTCCGACCGGGACTCCGGATCCCAACTGGCAATTTTTCGCCAGCTGGTACCTGGCGCGGTCAAGCCTCTTTCTCGAAGGTGGTGCGACAACTGATACCGTCGACAGCTTTCATCAACGAGTTGAGCGAGATTTGATAGCGACGGGTGCACGGATAATCACTGATCGGGCAGTTCTGACCTGCAAGGGCACGCAGACCGGATGGCTGTTGGTATATACAATCCGTGACCTCGGTTACGCGGAGATCACTGCGTTCGCGCCGAGCGCGGAGTACGACGTTACGTACGAGACCTACGATCGCGTCCCGCCTAGCGATGACGTGATGGCGTCGCTCACCTCGCTCTGCACGCCCTGA